In Phycisphaerae bacterium, a genomic segment contains:
- a CDS encoding LamG-like jellyroll fold domain-containing protein produces the protein MKKNCMIWYLMITLIICPASYVMAEAGPGTNSFEIDGDYGASIGGDGKITDDGLTTYYSQQGSGQDWVHVTNPVPYMGVNGYESLCTESPSQDNDRTEHKMLTGMDIDDGIRYYSLAFYVPTETEPDNWMIFSQWWQCDSWGPALQLSLDGSDHIFLIRKYDSPPGQQVTNTLYDFGQLEKNRWYHFLFAVAFDNDSSNGLNGQVTAYLMNPATGGFEQKYNGTNMRLGWQYLPDGQTLAQTDNFVWKIGTYRGYSDLDTIVYYDNCRYARTWSYATKGYLTGYSKCVMNLQFDEGSGSTAGDVSGYANPGSLINSPTWSGSGVVSNCLYFDGTNDHVRVPVDTTDFDTGNYLTVGAWFKSTDSQTSKAIVNMDGTTNFRLYLGSSTQLSFFIYYPDGGHDSVTADVANVLDGQWHHIIGVYNRFDSGNQRIKLYVDGTKRAYNAGYSKPLKRGDSYLYVGRYSSRYFKGYIDEVTMHNYPMTDAGVLSLYQNP, from the coding sequence ATGAAAAAAAACTGTATGATTTGGTATCTGATGATAACCCTGATAATCTGCCCTGCAAGTTATGTAATGGCCGAAGCTGGTCCGGGGACTAATTCGTTTGAAATCGATGGCGATTATGGCGCAAGTATCGGCGGTGACGGAAAAATCACCGATGACGGATTAACAACATATTATTCACAGCAGGGCTCCGGTCAGGACTGGGTGCATGTTACCAATCCTGTTCCTTATATGGGGGTTAACGGTTATGAATCTTTGTGTACCGAATCTCCAAGTCAGGATAATGACCGTACCGAACATAAGATGCTGACAGGAATGGATATCGATGATGGCATACGGTATTATTCGTTAGCCTTTTATGTACCGACCGAAACCGAACCGGATAACTGGATGATATTTTCACAGTGGTGGCAGTGCGATTCATGGGGACCTGCTCTGCAGTTAAGTCTTGATGGTTCTGACCATATATTCCTTATTCGTAAATATGACAGTCCGCCGGGCCAGCAGGTCACCAACACCCTCTATGATTTCGGCCAGCTGGAAAAAAACAGATGGTATCATTTCCTGTTTGCCGTCGCATTTGATAATGATTCTTCAAATGGTCTTAACGGACAGGTTACGGCCTACCTGATGAACCCGGCAACTGGAGGATTCGAACAGAAGTATAATGGCACCAATATGCGTCTGGGCTGGCAATATTTGCCGGACGGCCAAACACTGGCCCAAACCGATAACTTTGTCTGGAAAATAGGTACCTACCGCGGCTATTCAGACCTTGATACTATTGTTTATTATGATAACTGCCGTTATGCACGCACCTGGTCTTATGCCACCAAAGGATACCTTACCGGTTATTCTAAATGTGTAATGAATTTGCAGTTTGACGAGGGTTCCGGTTCGACCGCAGGCGATGTTTCCGGCTATGCCAATCCGGGCTCGTTGATAAACAGTCCGACATGGAGCGGCAGCGGTGTAGTCAGCAATTGTCTGTACTTTGATGGAACCAATGATCATGTACGAGTTCCTGTTGATACGACAGATTTCGATACAGGTAACTACCTGACAGTTGGCGCCTGGTTCAAGAGTACAGATTCCCAGACAAGCAAGGCCATTGTAAATATGGACGGCACAACCAATTTCCGTCTGTATTTAGGCAGCTCTACACAGTTGTCTTTCTTTATTTACTATCCTGACGGCGGCCATGACTCTGTAACTGCGGACGTTGCTAATGTACTCGACGGACAGTGGCATCACATCATCGGTGTATACAACAGATTTGACAGCGGCAACCAGAGAATCAAGCTGTACGTAGACGGCACAAAGAGAGCTTACAACGCCGGATATTCCAAACCTCTCAAACGGGGCGACAGCTACCTCTATGTAGGCAGATACAGCAGCAGATATTTCAAGGGATATATTGATGAAGTTACTATGCACAATTATCCGATGACGGATGCGGGTGTACTTAGTTTATATCAGAACCCGTAA
- a CDS encoding alpha/beta hydrolase has translation MNIDELKKQLRPLNEKTADCPAVNSYLRFYGLDLANETIKHQLGTFKSGEFMLCGHIFQPADYKATVIILHGYLGHCGLLSKLIKYLVELGFAVAVFDLPGHGLSGGERTAIDDFTQYSESLDDFLKIIKTKLHGPYHIIGHSTGAAIIVDYLLAGCDDSFDKVILAAPLERSDWWLLSKIGFSISRHFCDFLPRVFRRVSSDKDFLRFVKYEDPLQAKKISLKWVGAVFRWDEKITDAKTSPRPTLTIQGTKDNIVAWKYNLKFIQSKFGNTQIKLVENCGHELFNESQEVRAMVFSQIKDYLEQ, from the coding sequence ATGAATATTGACGAACTTAAAAAACAATTACGACCATTAAATGAAAAAACCGCTGATTGTCCGGCGGTTAATTCATATCTTCGCTTTTATGGTTTGGATTTGGCAAATGAAACAATCAAACATCAACTCGGCACATTTAAAAGCGGTGAGTTTATGCTCTGTGGCCACATTTTCCAGCCTGCCGATTACAAAGCGACCGTGATTATCCTTCATGGCTATCTGGGCCATTGCGGCTTGTTAAGCAAACTTATCAAATATCTTGTTGAATTGGGTTTTGCTGTTGCGGTTTTCGATTTGCCCGGCCACGGCCTGTCCGGCGGCGAGCGGACTGCGATTGACGATTTCACACAATACAGCGAATCGCTCGACGATTTCTTAAAGATAATCAAAACGAAACTCCACGGACCGTACCATATAATCGGCCATAGCACCGGCGCCGCAATAATAGTGGATTATTTGCTTGCAGGTTGCGACGATAGTTTCGATAAAGTAATTTTAGCTGCACCATTGGAGCGAAGCGATTGGTGGTTATTATCGAAAATAGGATTTTCGATAAGCCGGCATTTCTGCGACTTTTTGCCGAGAGTTTTTCGCAGGGTTTCTTCCGATAAGGATTTTTTGAGATTCGTAAAATACGAAGACCCGCTGCAGGCCAAAAAGATTTCCCTGAAATGGGTCGGGGCTGTGTTTAGATGGGACGAGAAAATTACAGATGCAAAAACTTCACCGCGTCCGACTCTGACTATCCAGGGCACAAAAGACAATATCGTAGCGTGGAAGTATAATCTGAAATTTATTCAATCCAAATTCGGTAATACCCAAATAAAATTAGTTGAAAACTGCGGACATGAATTGTTTAATGAATCCCAAGAAGTGCGGGCGATGGTTTTTTCACAAATAAAGGATTATCTGGAGCAATAA
- a CDS encoding VCBS repeat-containing protein — translation MRRTSIGFKIGIVLAALHLGLAIYAFSVYINCKSSTAGLVFIIFFYLDAPLLLIPRSIFSIFGGVRPLIEYGVIGSALWFVIPYLIDRMVTFTFPKAIKLVRVIIIVAAIPAIFFGFKQLSYFAVRHLIKQGRPVELKKSLNKASSNFFAEKIVFSNSTDIPMINGIYRMSCNDGDDKQIMAALRTEVVFLNDKYQEQSRLGFGGLGFNFIKPLSSDIADSRRFLGYRYGKGVYVFDHQGKEVWKFTPSDNKTGGMGGAVFGDMDGDGRSEIAVFYPYKQGIQLIDSNGNTKWTHPVNAMGHLEMTDIDGDGKAEIIYDNSNNAGGKTKFEILNAAGTVIKTLEIATKSYEFALIKWPNDKSEMNILLTENNKIRLVDFKGDTVISLDAPGCREFGNVKAVAVKLKKQQPPYLIVRKGLHPDLLVMYVYDHNGKLVYQRTDVYKYGVSNAAVAIVPESETEGEKLLLASERNNKAVILEYSFSQ, via the coding sequence ATGAGGCGGACGTCAATAGGATTTAAGATTGGTATCGTATTGGCGGCATTGCATCTTGGTTTGGCAATATATGCTTTTTCTGTATATATTAATTGCAAATCAAGTACTGCGGGCCTTGTCTTTATCATTTTCTTTTACTTGGATGCTCCGCTTTTATTAATACCACGGTCTATATTCAGCATATTCGGCGGAGTTAGGCCATTAATTGAATACGGCGTTATTGGGTCTGCGCTTTGGTTTGTTATTCCATACCTGATAGACAGGATGGTTACATTTACTTTTCCCAAGGCAATAAAATTAGTAAGGGTAATAATAATAGTTGCGGCTATTCCAGCGATATTCTTTGGCTTTAAACAATTGAGTTATTTTGCCGTAAGGCATTTAATTAAACAGGGAAGACCTGTTGAGCTAAAAAAATCACTGAATAAAGCCTCATCAAATTTTTTTGCAGAAAAAATTGTTTTCAGTAACAGTACAGATATTCCAATGATAAACGGCATATACCGGATGAGCTGTAACGATGGCGATGATAAACAGATTATGGCAGCCCTGCGAACCGAGGTTGTGTTTCTCAACGACAAATACCAGGAACAGAGCCGGCTGGGGTTTGGCGGTTTGGGATTCAATTTTATAAAGCCGTTGAGCTCTGATATCGCCGATTCCCGCAGATTTCTTGGATATAGATATGGGAAAGGCGTATATGTTTTTGACCATCAGGGGAAAGAAGTCTGGAAGTTTACTCCATCGGATAATAAAACCGGTGGCATGGGTGGAGCAGTTTTTGGAGATATGGACGGCGACGGCAGGTCGGAAATTGCAGTTTTTTATCCATACAAACAGGGGATACAACTTATAGACAGCAATGGCAATACTAAATGGACACATCCTGTAAATGCGATGGGACATTTGGAAATGACAGATATCGATGGCGACGGCAAAGCGGAAATCATTTATGACAATTCAAATAATGCGGGCGGGAAAACTAAATTTGAGATTCTTAATGCGGCCGGTACGGTGATAAAAACACTCGAAATTGCGACAAAATCATACGAATTTGCATTGATTAAATGGCCCAATGACAAATCTGAAATGAATATACTCCTGACTGAAAACAATAAAATCAGGCTTGTTGATTTTAAAGGGGATACAGTTATTTCGCTCGATGCGCCGGGCTGCAGAGAATTCGGAAATGTAAAGGCAGTAGCGGTTAAATTAAAAAAACAACAGCCGCCATACCTTATAGTTAGAAAAGGGCTGCATCCTGACCTTTTAGTTATGTATGTCTATGACCATAATGGAAAATTGGTATACCAAAGAACCGATGTGTATAAATATGGAGTGTCTAATGCAGCTGTTGCTATTGTACCAGAAAGTGAAACTGAAGGCGAAAAATTATTATTGGCATCTGAACGTAACAATAAGGCGGTTATATTAGAGTATTCCTTCTCACAATGA
- a CDS encoding phosphoenolpyruvate carboxykinase (GTP), which translates to MAVKNAKQFLQEKLDKENFSKLSAIGNDKLYQFIADSIELTKPAKVFVSADTPEDVEYTRTQAVETGEEKPLNIKGHTIHFDGMEDQGRDREVTKYLVPKGQTLSKALNQIGREEGLTEVSGLLAGSMQGRTMAVRFMTLGPNNSAFSIPCVECTDSFYVSHSMNLLYRLGYEEFKRLGAKAEFFATLHSCGKMDERMVSSEGDKKRIYIDYTTDTVYAVNTQYGGNTIGLKKLALRLTIRKADREGWLAEHMFLSGVYGKGGRKTYLAGAFPSACGKTSTAMLPGETILGDDIAYFRAIDGKCKAVNAEFGIFGIIQNVTEKDDPAIWDILTKPGEVIFSNVLVKDGKPYWLGMGTNIPADGENYSGQWHKGKKDAKGAEIGCAHKNARYAVNLSALKNCDPELDNPKGVDLAGVMYGGRDPKSYVPCQQGFDWEHGIVAYGASLETETTFATVGKEGVPEINLMSIQDFVAISLGKYVKNNLDFGKKLKNPPLVFGVNYFLRDKDGKFTNGVRDKHVWVKWMELRVHGEAGCRVAPTGLIPCYEDLKKLFKEVLNKDYTQQDYINQFTIRIKENLAKINRVEKYHRENVAQSPAEVFKVLAEQKKRLEEAGKKFGDFVSPFDLPEQK; encoded by the coding sequence ATGGCTGTAAAAAACGCCAAACAGTTCCTGCAGGAAAAACTGGACAAAGAAAATTTTTCGAAATTATCAGCTATCGGAAACGATAAGCTTTATCAGTTTATCGCTGATTCTATAGAATTGACAAAGCCGGCAAAGGTTTTCGTTTCTGCCGATACGCCGGAAGATGTTGAATATACACGTACCCAGGCCGTAGAGACCGGCGAAGAAAAGCCGCTTAATATAAAGGGACATACTATCCACTTTGATGGAATGGAAGACCAGGGCCGGGACAGAGAAGTTACAAAATATCTGGTTCCAAAGGGCCAAACCCTCAGCAAGGCGCTTAACCAAATCGGAAGAGAAGAAGGTCTGACTGAAGTCAGCGGTTTACTGGCCGGTTCGATGCAGGGCAGAACAATGGCTGTCCGCTTTATGACGCTGGGACCAAATAACTCGGCATTCAGCATTCCCTGCGTCGAATGCACCGATTCGTTTTACGTTTCTCATAGTATGAATCTGCTGTATCGGCTTGGCTACGAAGAGTTTAAACGGCTTGGAGCAAAGGCAGAATTTTTCGCTACGCTGCATTCCTGCGGTAAAATGGATGAGCGTATGGTCAGCAGCGAAGGCGACAAGAAACGAATCTATATCGACTACACAACAGATACCGTTTATGCAGTCAATACCCAATATGGCGGCAACACAATAGGACTCAAGAAACTTGCGCTGCGATTGACTATCCGCAAAGCCGACCGCGAAGGCTGGCTGGCTGAACATATGTTCCTTTCCGGGGTTTACGGCAAAGGCGGCAGGAAAACTTATCTGGCCGGTGCGTTCCCGAGCGCCTGCGGCAAAACCTCCACGGCAATGCTGCCGGGCGAGACTATTCTCGGCGACGATATCGCATACTTCCGCGCAATCGACGGCAAGTGCAAGGCTGTCAACGCTGAGTTCGGCATCTTCGGGATTATTCAGAATGTTACCGAAAAAGACGACCCTGCGATTTGGGATATACTGACAAAGCCGGGCGAAGTAATTTTCTCCAATGTTCTCGTAAAAGACGGAAAACCTTACTGGCTCGGTATGGGAACGAACATACCGGCTGACGGCGAAAACTATTCAGGCCAATGGCACAAAGGCAAAAAAGACGCAAAAGGGGCCGAAATCGGCTGTGCACACAAAAACGCACGATACGCGGTAAATCTCAGCGCACTGAAAAATTGCGACCCGGAACTGGACAATCCGAAAGGCGTGGATTTGGCCGGTGTTATGTACGGCGGACGTGACCCGAAATCATACGTTCCCTGCCAGCAGGGATTCGACTGGGAACACGGCATTGTCGCTTACGGCGCATCACTGGAAACCGAAACAACTTTCGCAACCGTCGGCAAGGAAGGCGTGCCGGAGATTAACCTGATGAGTATTCAGGACTTTGTGGCAATTTCGCTGGGCAAATATGTAAAGAACAATCTCGATTTCGGCAAAAAGCTCAAAAATCCGCCGCTGGTGTTCGGCGTAAATTATTTCCTCCGTGACAAAGACGGCAAATTCACCAATGGCGTCCGCGATAAACACGTCTGGGTAAAATGGATGGAACTGCGAGTCCATGGCGAAGCAGGCTGCAGAGTCGCACCAACTGGTTTAATACCCTGCTATGAGGATTTGAAAAAGCTGTTCAAAGAGGTTCTCAATAAAGACTATACTCAACAGGATTATATAAATCAGTTTACAATCCGCATAAAGGAAAACCTTGCCAAGATAAACAGGGTTGAGAAATACCATCGTGAAAACGTGGCCCAGTCGCCTGCCGAGGTGTTTAAGGTTTTGGCAGAGCAGAAAAAACGGCTCGAAGAAGCAGGCAAAAAGTTCGGCGATTTTGTTTCGCCGTTTGACCTGCCGGAACAGAAATAG
- a CDS encoding PEP-CTERM sorting domain-containing protein (PEP-CTERM proteins occur, often in large numbers, in the proteomes of bacteria that also encode an exosortase, a predicted intramembrane cysteine proteinase. The presence of a PEP-CTERM domain at a protein's C-terminus predicts cleavage within the sorting domain, followed by covalent anchoring to some some component of the (usually Gram-negative) cell surface. Many PEP-CTERM proteins exhibit an unusual sequence composition that includes large numbers of potential glycosylation sites. Expression of one such protein has been shown restore the ability of a bacterium to form floc, a type of biofilm.), producing the protein MKKLLVVLLVLCLAPLAGAQLSLVVNGLEAGAEITMAPSDFAWIGVYQDIQMNANTMVILVEGPGSWTGLSEVYIPPALAGVPGWTPYGLIEGIGDAWNGDFGLPGTAQGGPGVFGAVQFHCEGPGDVLIVLTDENLEPVDSLVIHQIPEPATIALLCLGGLLLRKK; encoded by the coding sequence ATGAAGAAGTTGTTAGTTGTTTTATTGGTTCTGTGTCTTGCCCCGTTGGCAGGCGCACAACTGTCGTTGGTGGTCAACGGCTTAGAAGCTGGTGCTGAGATTACAATGGCGCCAAGCGATTTTGCTTGGATCGGTGTCTATCAGGACATCCAAATGAATGCTAACACTATGGTTATTCTAGTGGAAGGCCCTGGTTCTTGGACAGGTCTGAGTGAAGTCTATATTCCTCCGGCCTTAGCCGGAGTACCAGGCTGGACGCCCTACGGTTTAATTGAGGGCATTGGAGATGCTTGGAATGGTGATTTCGGACTGCCAGGCACTGCACAGGGTGGACCGGGTGTATTCGGCGCTGTTCAGTTCCATTGCGAAGGACCTGGTGATGTACTCATCGTTCTAACAGATGAAAACCTCGAGCCGGTTGATTCTCTGGTTATTCACCAGATTCCAGAGCCGGCGACAATTGCCCTGCTTTGCCTCGGCGGATTGCTGCTCAGGAAGAAATAA